The following proteins are encoded in a genomic region of Nocardioides sp. cx-173:
- a CDS encoding CaiB/BaiF CoA transferase family protein, whose protein sequence is MKPLQDIRIISLEQYGAGPFGSVHLADLGADVIKIEDPSVGGDVGRYVPPYHEEEDSLFFETFNRNKRSISLDIKTAEGRAVFEDLVRNADAVYSNLRGDVPQKIGITYDQLKHLNPAIVCCSLTGFGMTGPRQQEPGYDYVLQGLAGWMELTGEPDGPPTKSGLSLVDFSGGYVAAVALLAGLHAAKRDGIGMDCDVSLYDTAMAMLTYPATWHLNAGYTPQRTSHSAHPSLVPFQAFEASDGWFVVGCAKEKFWVRLAAVLGHPEWAQPGSPYATFSLRQQHQGELTAELDAIFRTGTVEHWLSLCYPASIPCGPINDVEQALKDEHLAARNMLVTTEHPRYGTVTQLASPVRVGAEVPTYVRAPQRNEHAHQVLTEVAGYDEARIAELRAAGAFGAVT, encoded by the coding sequence GTGAAGCCGCTTCAGGACATCCGCATCATCTCGCTCGAGCAGTACGGCGCAGGCCCGTTCGGCAGCGTGCACCTGGCCGACCTCGGCGCGGACGTGATCAAGATCGAGGACCCCAGCGTCGGCGGCGACGTGGGCCGCTACGTGCCGCCGTACCACGAGGAGGAGGACTCGCTCTTCTTCGAGACCTTCAACCGCAACAAGCGCTCCATCTCGCTGGACATCAAGACCGCGGAGGGCCGCGCGGTCTTCGAGGACCTGGTCCGCAACGCCGACGCCGTCTACTCCAACCTGCGCGGCGACGTGCCGCAGAAGATCGGCATCACCTACGACCAGCTCAAGCACCTCAACCCGGCGATCGTGTGCTGCTCGCTGACCGGGTTCGGGATGACCGGCCCGCGCCAGCAGGAGCCCGGCTACGACTACGTGCTGCAGGGCCTGGCCGGCTGGATGGAGCTCACCGGCGAGCCGGACGGGCCGCCGACCAAGTCCGGGCTCTCGCTGGTCGACTTCTCCGGCGGGTACGTCGCCGCCGTGGCGCTGCTCGCGGGCCTGCACGCCGCCAAGCGCGACGGGATCGGCATGGACTGCGACGTCAGCCTCTACGACACCGCGATGGCGATGCTGACCTACCCCGCCACCTGGCACCTCAACGCCGGCTACACCCCACAGCGCACCAGCCACTCCGCCCACCCCTCGCTGGTGCCGTTCCAGGCCTTCGAGGCCTCCGACGGCTGGTTCGTCGTCGGCTGCGCCAAGGAGAAGTTCTGGGTCCGCCTCGCGGCCGTCCTCGGCCACCCGGAGTGGGCGCAGCCAGGCTCGCCGTACGCCACCTTCTCGCTGCGCCAGCAGCATCAGGGGGAGCTGACCGCCGAGCTGGACGCGATCTTCCGCACCGGGACCGTCGAGCACTGGCTCTCGCTGTGCTACCCGGCCTCGATCCCGTGCGGTCCCATCAACGACGTCGAGCAGGCGCTGAAGGACGAGCACCTCGCCGCCCGCAACATGCTGGTGACCACCGAGCACCCGCGCTACGGCACCGTGACCCAGCTGGCCTCGCCGGTCCGGGTCGGCGCGGAGGTCCCGACCTACGTCCGGGCGCCGCAGCGCAACGAGCACGCCCACCAGGTGCTGACCGAGGTCGCCGGGTACGACGAGGCGAGGATCGCCGAGCTGCGGGCCGCCGGTGCGTTCGGGGCCGTGACGTGA
- a CDS encoding MmgE/PrpD family protein yields MSIAPDLARWVVGPLDVPAAVEHAALRHLLDGVANAVAAARAGAADPAVTVATGLGGPAEATILGSTTRVSAVAAGLANGTLVHALDFDDTHAGGLVHATAVVLPAAFAVGEQVGASGREILDASVVGYEVACRVAAAAPHGFHAGGLHATMVAGVFSSAAVAARLTGLDAVTTAHALGIAGSQAGGLLAFLATGASTKQLHPGFASQSGILAARLAAAGATGPETVFDGPHGVYDALATGPVDTGVILRDLGSSWETTRIGIKPWPTCQLAHVTMAAAQRALADAGVAAAEIVGLHAQVHPDSASVVCAGDRDLTRPASPYAAKFSLPWSVAAILVDGRVGVDTYDAAALSRPELSALAARVTWDVTDRSGVVAADAPGDVVLTLADGRTVTGHLDRSPGGGSAPLSDESLLSKVVGNVGPTGPDLAAAVRRLPGAPDLTEILALAAAAAEPTRASQEVPA; encoded by the coding sequence GTGAGCATCGCCCCCGACCTGGCGCGGTGGGTCGTCGGACCGCTCGACGTCCCGGCCGCGGTCGAGCACGCCGCGCTGCGACACCTGCTCGACGGGGTCGCGAACGCCGTCGCGGCCGCGCGCGCCGGGGCCGCCGACCCGGCGGTCACGGTGGCCACCGGCCTCGGCGGGCCGGCCGAGGCGACGATCCTGGGCTCCACGACGCGCGTCTCCGCGGTCGCGGCCGGCCTGGCCAACGGCACGCTCGTGCATGCCCTCGACTTCGACGACACCCACGCCGGAGGTCTGGTGCACGCGACCGCCGTCGTCCTGCCCGCCGCCTTCGCGGTCGGGGAGCAGGTCGGCGCCAGCGGGCGGGAGATCCTCGACGCGTCCGTCGTCGGCTACGAGGTCGCCTGCCGGGTCGCCGCCGCCGCACCGCACGGCTTCCACGCCGGCGGCCTGCACGCCACGATGGTGGCGGGCGTCTTCTCCTCCGCGGCGGTCGCCGCCCGGCTGACCGGCCTGGACGCGGTCACCACCGCCCACGCACTGGGCATCGCCGGCAGCCAGGCCGGCGGGCTGCTCGCCTTCCTGGCCACCGGCGCCAGCACCAAGCAGCTGCACCCGGGTTTCGCCTCGCAGTCCGGCATCCTGGCCGCCCGGCTGGCCGCTGCCGGCGCGACCGGCCCGGAGACGGTCTTCGACGGCCCGCACGGTGTCTACGACGCGCTGGCGACCGGGCCCGTCGACACCGGGGTCATCCTGCGCGACCTCGGCAGCAGCTGGGAGACCACCCGGATCGGCATCAAGCCCTGGCCGACCTGCCAGCTGGCCCACGTCACGATGGCCGCGGCCCAGCGGGCGCTGGCCGACGCCGGGGTCGCGGCCGCCGAGATCGTCGGCCTGCACGCGCAGGTGCACCCCGACTCCGCCTCGGTGGTCTGTGCGGGCGACCGCGACCTGACCCGGCCGGCCAGCCCCTACGCCGCCAAGTTCAGCCTGCCGTGGAGCGTCGCGGCGATCCTGGTCGACGGCCGGGTGGGCGTCGACACCTACGACGCGGCCGCCCTGTCCCGCCCGGAGCTCAGCGCCCTCGCCGCCCGGGTCACCTGGGACGTCACCGACCGGTCCGGCGTCGTCGCAGCCGACGCGCCGGGCGACGTCGTCCTCACCCTGGCCGACGGGCGGACCGTGACCGGCCACCTGGACCGCAGTCCCGGCGGCGGCTCGGCGCCGCTGTCCGACGAGAGCCTGCTGAGCAAGGTCGTGGGCAACGTCGGCCCCACTGGGCCCGACCTCGCCGCCGCCGTACGCCGGCTGCCCGGCGCCCCCGACCTGACCGAGATCCTCGCGCTGGCCGCTGCGGCCGCCGAGCCGACCCGCGCCTCGCAGGAGGTCCCCGCATGA
- a CDS encoding RidA family protein: MTLSAIKPADFPWFPYEGFTFSLGLTEADHGQRSAWTSGHTSARHDQALGKMTVHGTMEEQARIAYAKCLAVLEAAGFGPEDVTRVSENVTIAGLAAYEEAAGVRRELLGERPTVRTVVVERLVRRAARLEVELHAVTGGGRQLRAASESREAGTWQASAITEGQDGVVYLPTVTPIDEHGEVVHPGDFVAQYRYVLERAGVLLEQVGLSLAHAVTTYDYSTPETRAVYRGTHRVRKELLGNNEGGVYPGAGGILMSRLHAPGALVAIDVTASRHPLQIVNPGWSRYDTLTYAPGVRAGRTLFMSGFAALDMETQQALHPGDLGAQAEVTYGAIRHLLEHAGLGPADLLETTEYCVESAVGDYRAVAQVRERLLGPPWPASTGALCHSLLRPEFLLEVFPTALYPAVDPGQAGA, from the coding sequence ATGACCCTGTCCGCGATCAAGCCCGCCGACTTCCCGTGGTTCCCCTACGAGGGGTTCACCTTCAGCCTCGGCCTCACCGAGGCCGACCACGGGCAGCGCAGCGCCTGGACCTCGGGTCACACCTCGGCGCGCCACGACCAGGCCCTCGGCAAGATGACCGTCCACGGCACGATGGAGGAGCAGGCGCGCATCGCCTACGCCAAGTGCCTGGCCGTCCTCGAGGCCGCCGGCTTCGGCCCCGAGGACGTCACCCGGGTCAGCGAGAACGTCACCATCGCCGGGCTCGCCGCCTACGAGGAGGCGGCCGGTGTCCGGCGCGAGCTGCTCGGCGAGCGCCCCACCGTCCGCACGGTCGTGGTGGAGCGACTGGTCCGCCGGGCCGCCCGGCTCGAGGTCGAGCTGCACGCGGTCACCGGCGGCGGACGTCAGCTGCGGGCCGCCTCCGAGTCGCGCGAGGCCGGGACCTGGCAGGCCTCGGCCATCACCGAGGGCCAGGACGGCGTCGTGTACCTGCCGACCGTGACCCCGATCGACGAGCACGGCGAGGTCGTGCACCCCGGCGACTTCGTGGCCCAGTACCGCTACGTGCTGGAGCGGGCCGGGGTCCTGCTCGAGCAGGTCGGGCTGAGCCTGGCCCACGCGGTCACGACCTACGACTACTCCACGCCCGAGACCCGCGCGGTCTACCGCGGCACCCACCGGGTCCGCAAGGAGCTGCTCGGCAACAACGAGGGCGGCGTCTACCCGGGGGCCGGTGGCATCCTGATGAGCCGGCTGCACGCACCGGGCGCGCTGGTGGCCATCGACGTCACCGCCTCCCGGCACCCGTTGCAGATCGTCAACCCCGGCTGGTCGCGCTACGACACGCTGACCTACGCGCCGGGCGTCAGGGCCGGGCGGACCCTGTTCATGTCCGGCTTCGCGGCGCTCGACATGGAGACCCAGCAGGCGCTGCACCCGGGCGACCTCGGCGCGCAGGCCGAGGTGACCTACGGCGCGATCCGGCACCTGCTCGAGCACGCCGGACTCGGCCCCGCCGACCTGCTGGAGACCACCGAGTACTGCGTGGAGTCGGCGGTCGGCGACTACCGGGCCGTGGCGCAGGTGCGCGAGCGCCTGCTCGGCCCGCCGTGGCCGGCGTCCACCGGCGCGCTGTGCCACAGCCTGCTTCGCCCGGAGTTCCTGCTCGAGGTCTTCCCGACCGCGCTCTACCCGGCCGTCGACCCCGGGCAGGCCGGCGCATGA
- a CDS encoding FAS1-like dehydratase domain-containing protein: MSLLTEEVRALEGRTAVYTAPEPMGAAAGRYFGLAIGDDNPLYSDPDFARAQGLAGVTAPLTLVCETNQYAGLPMDHEGYAGHTWGLDIPGTRQVRGGNRYVFHRRIRPDDVVTATWRIASVTEKVTGSGSPMLVIGSTATYTNQDGEALAENAETIIFVGLGPAS; the protein is encoded by the coding sequence ATGAGCCTGCTCACCGAGGAGGTCCGCGCCCTCGAGGGCCGCACCGCCGTCTACACCGCACCGGAGCCGATGGGCGCCGCAGCGGGGCGCTACTTCGGGCTCGCGATCGGCGACGACAACCCGCTCTACTCCGACCCCGACTTCGCCCGGGCCCAGGGCCTGGCCGGCGTCACCGCGCCGCTGACCCTGGTCTGCGAGACCAACCAGTACGCCGGGCTGCCGATGGACCACGAGGGCTACGCCGGCCACACGTGGGGCCTGGACATCCCCGGCACCCGGCAGGTCCGCGGCGGCAACCGGTATGTCTTCCACCGCCGGATCCGGCCCGACGACGTGGTCACCGCGACCTGGAGGATCGCCTCGGTGACCGAGAAGGTCACCGGCTCGGGCAGCCCGATGCTGGTCATCGGCTCCACCGCGACCTACACCAACCAGGACGGCGAGGCGCTGGCGGAGAACGCCGAGACGATCATCTTCGTCGGGCTGGGGCCGGCCTCATGA
- a CDS encoding MaoC/PaaZ C-terminal domain-containing protein, with protein MSIAVGETVPVLERTIGLTDMVAYAGATWDWHRLHYDTAYVQERGLPGPIVDGQVYGALLVEMLQDWLGPQSFVHELEFTFRNLVFAGETLRCAGTVSSVGEDRIEVAMTVVVVAEDGSDGRVAAAPCRAVVLLGRPDGPGA; from the coding sequence ATGAGCATCGCGGTGGGCGAGACCGTCCCGGTCCTCGAGCGCACGATCGGGCTGACCGACATGGTCGCCTACGCCGGCGCCACCTGGGACTGGCACCGGCTGCACTACGACACCGCCTACGTCCAGGAGCGGGGGCTGCCCGGCCCGATCGTCGACGGCCAGGTCTACGGCGCGCTGCTGGTCGAGATGCTGCAGGACTGGCTCGGTCCGCAGTCCTTCGTGCACGAGCTGGAGTTCACCTTCCGCAACCTGGTCTTCGCGGGCGAGACGCTGCGCTGCGCGGGCACCGTGTCGTCGGTCGGCGAGGACCGGATCGAGGTCGCGATGACCGTGGTCGTCGTGGCGGAGGACGGCTCCGACGGGCGGGTCGCCGCCGCGCCGTGCCGGGCCGTGGTCCTCCTCGGGCGCCCCGACGGGCCGGGAGCATGA